The nucleotide sequence GCACAGGACCTGGCCAAGCACCCAGAGGTTGTTAAAAGGCAGAAAGGAAATGGCAAGCGAAACTCACTTTCCCACCACGGGGTGAAGCGGGGTGTCATGCTCCAGGCAGAGTAGCTCCCAGCCCGGGCTGTCATCACCCTTCCATAGTACGGCTCATACAGGTCTAAGGTTTCATTGGTCAGGTCACAGAAGAGCGCTGTGGTCCCCCAGCAGTCCGTTTTATTCTTCCATTGTCTCTGCCCATACCTACAGAAGGGAAATCACAAACGTgagtttcttctctccctcctgaggATGCCAGTTTTTTCTAGTGTGTTGCTCTTTCTACAGATTGAATTTTTAGGCTATCTTCAAGAATCTATAAAAGTCCTTTCATGTCAGCCAGGGCATTGGCTTGCTGAACGCTAATTTGAACTTTGAAGCCTTCTGTGTTACTAACACAAGGGCTTATTTCCTTTGGTGTGCAGCGGTGTGCTTCTTCTGGTATGTGGACCGGCTTCCGTTTTCAGTACTCCGTCCACATTCTTCCCACTTCTGAAGCCTCAACCACTGCCGCATGCCTTCTCTGGGAATGCTTACCGAATGAACACACATAGCCCAGCTCTTGACAATTGAGTTGCTCTGAGGGTTCCTTAGAAAGCTTTGGACCTGGGAGAAAGAACGCTGCAAAAACAGGGTGAAGCAAAAGGCCAACCTGAGCCCACAGGGCGGCGTGACAACCAAACCTTCCTGCTGCTcacaagagagagaggaagaccaCGGAGTGTGGCaagcaggaggctgaggaggaagggcTCTGGTTGAAGGACCGACTTTGTCCTTCCATGTAGTGAGCAATATTGCTGCTCCCTATCCTCTACACTCCACATAATTCCAGTAGCTTCATGGTGTCAGGATGAAGACAGAAGCAGCAACACAAACACGGCGCCATTGGATGAGCTTGGATCATCGTTTAGTGACGACCCATTGTCATTGCCACAGGAGCGCATCTGCTGTGACTGAGTTTTCCTGTTTCCTTTATGataagattttgtgtgtgttctattCAAAATAGTTCGGGTGTGAATTAACTATAAGCCATGCAAACAAATGAAAGTTTTCAAAATTAGACATGTGTCTTGTGCTGTTGAAAATACGATAGGAACAGGAATCACCCCTCCGAGGTCTGAATTTTATGTAAACttaaagaattacagattaaaGTTTCGTGGGGCCTCAGGTTGAATCTTAGCTTCATGGTGGAACAGTTTCAAATCCTCTTATTTCTTTGGCTACATTCAGGCTCATTTTGGACCTGTTTGTACTGTGTGCAGGGGACATGTGAATAGAGCACCGGTCCCTATTTCCCACCGACGCAACTACGGCCGCAAACTTCTCTAGCTGGGTCCAAACATTGTTTGGAAACAGAGAagcttttactgaaaatattgcTTCATTTTACGGagggaaattaaaaaaacaacctggaatattgttttttaaaattaattcagagGAAAATCTGAGCAAGGAGCTCTCCTCCCAGGCCACTCCAACTAAAGGGACCTGGATGGATTTATGGATTAAGAGGCATTATTCTGGCTCGTATCTACACCTGATTTCCTGGACTTTTTACTACAGACCATGAAAGCTAAGCTGCAATTGCTCTTGCCTTTTACTTAGCCAAGTTTCCAAACTATTCAGGAGGAGGAGAATCTCAAAACCCCTATGGAATGTGTAGGTTGGATACTTGTCACCCTCCAATCAGGAGCAACTATTTCTCAGCCTTGACAAAGGAAAGGAGTTGATTACATCTGAGTTTTGGCATTGAACCGGCAAAGCAAGCACGAAGATCCGACAAAGAGGAACATGCTGCTGCGTGtcctagtgtgtgtgcatgctcacagaAATCATTAATACTTACAGAGAATCTGGTAGACCGTAAACCTACCCAAAGACAAATTTACCAATTAATAATATCTTTTACATACTCCCATGTCTGCCTCAAGCTCAACCACCAGTAGCTTTGTCTTAATTGAGTGTTTGCTCTGGGCCGAGCGAGTGGCTGCCAACATCCATTTGACAACTTGAAGAGCCATCATGTGCTGTAAATGCCTGACGCCTAAGGACTCCTATCCCGAGCTCCCTGGAGCTGACTTACCTGTCTTAAAGACTGCACACATTATCATACCTTTGTGTCCCCGAACAACCTTCTGTCCCTACCTCCGCTTCTTCTAAACCCTCCTGTTTGGAACtcctcaaaaagccaaataaagcaaaatccaaagGTGTTCAGACCCTCACACTCCATTGCAATCTAAAGCGTATCCCCTGGTAGCCCCTGCCAACTGAATCCACTTACATTTTGTATTGCACAAAGTAGACGCTGCCGTTGCTGGTGAGGAAGCTCCCTGGCTGCCATCGCAAAACGTTGTGGAAATTTCTGGACTGAAACTGGACGTTCCGAGGCTTCAGAGATCCATGGGCCGGCTGAGTTTCTAAAGTGACAAGAAGAACAGCGGTGGGCAAGGCTGTGACGACTGCTGCTCTGAGAGGCAGAAGGTTTTCATGAAATCTCTGCATCAGGAGGCCCCGGGGAGTCACTCGAAGggaaggcagtggtggcagggtcaaaaatcaatatttttgaCTTCTCAGTATAATGGTGAGAAGCCCCTCCCTTCTCCAGTTCTAGTGCATGAACTCAGGGCAAGTTCTCTGCTCCTGCGCTACACCTTTAGTCTAAGGTAAAATTGCAGAATGATGTCTTTCGTACTAGAAAAAAAGTTAATgatatcaccaccaccacccttcaGCACTCCCCAATGGGTAAAGAAAGTAAAACTCATGAAAAGAATAGAGAGCATAAACTCTAGTTTATGCCCAATTAGCAATGGGATGTAATGACtgcgaaaaaacaaacaaaaacccattgccTGTCTACTTGCTATAAGTACCTACGTAGAGTTGTTCGGGTCCACTGGCCCACACTCAAGACCGTGGACTCTGGTGAGGGTGTGAAGTCATAGGCAGGAGAGGGCAAGACTTTGCTTGACAGGATTCTTGCATTTCCTTCTTCAAATCACATGACATGGGTGACCTAGCTTTACCTGCATTTAATCTTACAGAGGCTGGGGATCAATAACAAAATGTATTTCAGGGTTCAAAGTTTCCGACAAAGGAGAAAGGCTGTTTTCCTTGGATATTTCTTCTTACCCACTGAATGCTGTCATGGTGTTGACATTGCcaattttttgtgtatatgttttgaAGGTCTCCTGCAATGCATGAATGTTGGTATGGACTTGGAAGATGTCTATTCCCATGCCTTATTTTGTGCGCCCAGATCACTACCTGCCTAATCCTAGTTAGTACATGACAGGCACAATTTCTTGAAGACCCACCCAGAGTTGACTTGCTAACCTGTAGATGGCTGGCTCCTTGCTCTGTCTCTTATGTCTTTGGACTCACCTTGGATTCTTCTAACAACTTCACTGTCCTTGCTGTTCTCAGTGACAGCTCACAGTGCACAAAGCACCAAGGGGCTTTTTCATCATCTGCTCATTGTACTTGCCCAACTCCTCCTTGATAAAGATACCGTCTGAGTCTTCCTCGTCTGGTCTAGAGACCCAGTCTTGGAGAAGTGAAGGGATCTGCCCAGGCTCAGGCGTTAAAGCTGATTTTGTACCCAGGCTGACTCTATAGCCTGCTTCTTACtactgaaaactgaaaataaagttcCGGGCAAGAGGAGCTGGTGGTGGAGGCAGAGTAATGCAATAATTATAAGCCTTTGCCTCCTTCAATTCCTTCCTTCTTGACTCTTATTAGTGAACATATAGAAGTATCCATCAGAAGCTGTGATCATTCTTTTCAAAGTATCCACGGACAACTGCATAAGAGATACTATTACTGCTGCCTTAGCAGGTGTGGATACAGGCTCAGCAAAGTTACACATCACGCCATGCCCCGGGTTACAGGTGCGGTACAGTAGGGAAGCAGGGTCATTTTACCAGCCCTTGAATTCCTGCTAAGTGTGTCCTTGCTACCAAGGACAAGAGGAATAGCCTACtctagttcccttatttctgtcagataggacTGGGGTCGCTTTAATGCAGAGTCATAGAACAACTCCATAATTGTGGACGCTTACCTAAGCCACTTACCTAAGTCCCATCTACCGACTCGGGACTCTGGGGGCCTTTCTGAGAGGTTTGTCTTGATAAAACATTCTTGAAGAATTCTCTGTAGGCACCATTTGTTTGTGGCCTCTGTTCTGTGGGGGAGGCTGCTTTAAATACTCAGCCTTTACACTAACTCTAAGGCTCCCCAGTAACCTATGAATCTTCATTCCACAGACAAGAAAAGCCTCGAATAGGGTGTTAGGTAAAATACCTGTTTTTCTAGGTAACAAATGGCAGGTGAAATCTAGGTTCTGTCTATGTGGTTTAGGGTCTTGGGTCTTGTGCTCTCAATCACTTGATATTAGgatgaagggaagggggaagggggggagagagaaagagagagagagagagagagagagagagagagagaggttgagaCTATGATCTGTTTTCTACCATGAAAGTGGTCCCTCTGCCATGAACTCAGGTACCCGCTATTCATTCAGGATGCAGAGAGCAACTGTCTCCTGGGACCATTTAGTGACCTTACAGAGTCCAGAAAACCATTCAAGCCATTCCTAAACTTTTCTTGATCAGACTCAAAACCAGCCAGTTAAAAGAAAGTAGTAAAGTACTTACCTATTCCAATGGTCAGGAGGGACTTGATGAGGAAGCCTACAAAGTAAAGCTTCAGCATCATGGTTGCAAGTGTGCCTGTCTGGAGACCAGTGTTCCTTTCAGTGAGGAGacagctgagaagagggaactgTAAAAATCCACACATGGACCGTCACTTCCGTGGGCTCAACCAATGGCAAATGTTTccttaaaagaaatttattttgttacattatttttcttacacTAAAAATTAGGAATCTcttaacacatatttacatatataagtatacacacacatatgtatctgtTCTGACTATGTGACTTAGGGTTTTGTGTCTTGTTGCCTATAATCGCTTGAtgacactgagagagagagagagattgaatctctgaactgttcatatatacacacacagctgaaTGTTTATCTGGCAGTTTGATAGCAAATCCTGAGGACAGGGTGGGACAGGAATTATACAAGGTGAGTTGAATGAATCTTGAGGGAATTTGGCTCTAAGAGGCCGGATGTGTTTGAGGGACCAGGAGGACTTCAAAATAATGTGCTTGGCAATTGTAGCAGCCTCAGTCCCTGGCAGCTGTTCAAAGGGTTGTAGGCAGTGCTTTTTGGATAGCTTCTCTCCCTGATATTTATGCCTAAGGCCCCTTGGCACTCCTAACTCTCCTGAGAGCTCCCTGCTATACTGTTAACTTTTTCTTctccaaggtggccttgaacccCTTTCAATAGATACCCCTCCTTTCCCAATTCCACCCCACAGTTTCCAGCAATTAATCTCAAGGAAGATCTTCAAAGTTGCCATAGTAAACGATGACGGAAGAGGGTAACTGTGGAGGGCCATCAGTCTGAGCTGCATCAAATCCGGTTCACAGCTCCGTGAAGTCAGATTGAACCAACTCATGGGCTCTTTGTCAGAGCTCCATTACATTGCTTTACCAACAAATTCCCCCTGTGCTTTTGGAGGCACTAAACATTATGCATATAAGCACAGTGAAGTCATggggattttgtttctttgttttgcttttttatgctTTGAAGAGGCTCTTGAGGTCAAAAGAGGAAACACActctggcttctttttcattgtatatggatgaaaaaaagaaagaaatgagaaggaaggaaCATGGCTGCTCCTAGCAATGGTGGAAGAGAAATTTAATTATAGACATGTGGGTGAGCtgagtcagaggcagggacatcagggagagtccagagtggacatgaccctgagccatgtgaggagaggggaaggaaagaagaggggagagatgCGAACCAGGTTCAGCAGCCAGGATGCCCAAAGTCACAAAGAGAGAGGGTACTAAAATGGTTGGATTATATGGCAAGGGCAGCCCAGCCTTCGGGGATGGAGAGTTCAGGTAGTGGTGGGGTGTGCCAGCCAGGAGGGCCCTGCAACAGGCTTGGATTGAGGAATGACAGGGAGAACCAGGCAGCCACATTGATGTGTTACATAGGCACCCcagccatttgtcctgggtttgaaacCTAACTGCTTTTGTtgataataagtaaataaagggCAAAGTGCTCTTCTCTATGAGTATTTCCTGCTGACATTGGGGCATTGATGCTGgggtgggtaggggtggggcagAAAAGCCAGAAGGCTGGCCAAGAGAAGGCTCTTTCACTCTGTGTCCACGCTTTGCGGGACATCCTAAGGCTAGGGACATGCAGGCAGGATTTTGAAGCACTTTGTGGGACTGGACCATCTGGGGAGAGCAAGTTGTTGGAGAATTCTGTAGCTGGTTTAAAATCGGCTGAGTCAGATAGACTAAAGAAAGAGCAAAAGTTAAGGAATTTAGGGAAAATTTTTTTTACCAGGGTGTACATTCGAAACTTTTAGACCCATAGAGCCATAGTTCTGGTAGTTTGGGGAGGCAAGTCTCAAGATCAGGGAAATGGGGGAAAGGCCACCCTCAGGAATAGGCAGTAGGCAGGAAAACTTAGGCTGCTGATTGACAGGAGTTATGTGAAATCTATCTGACATTGAAAGATGGATCCAAGTAGATTCCCTGAAGCTTACAAGAACTGTTTTGTTAAGTTTACAAATAGAGACAAAAGTTTTAGATAGGTTAGCATTACCACTGTTTATAATCTGCATTAAAATCCACATTGTAGAAAGGGCAGTAGACTTTTGAACTGTAGTACAAGCATAGGGACACAAAAATTATTTGGGGTTAAAAATATGAAtactcttccctctctccagacGGTGTATACAGGCTGAACAGACGATTTTTAGCATGAGAAGCACTTATTCTAAGAAgacaaccaaaggaaatttaaaatcttgagcttgtgactaTAATAGTGTTTGCCAGAGCTAGATTAAGAGCTTGTCAGACTTCTGTTGACTAATGCCAAAACTCTGAACTTTTGAAGTCTTAGCTTAACAATAGCATAGCGATGGaaacattgtttttcatttttatagactTTGAATCACTTTTTTACACTTTTATAATGTGCATagactttaaacatttttagtCCAGTTATTTACCGTGAGACATGGGTGGTTGGTAACTGAGAGCCCGCACTGTAAAGCAAGTTCCTTTAAATAAAGGAACAGTAAAAAGTCACTTGGAAACCTGTTTTGTGAGTTAATCTCTTTTCAGAGTCTGGTAGCAAGATAaactgtttgtctttctcagcTGGGGGCTTAGAAGCTCCAGGTGATTAAGGCCTGATTTTTCTATGTCAGGAGAACTGAGGAGGTAGCTGAAACCTGGGGGGGTGGGGCGGTGGTGGAGTTGGGTACTTGCAGACATTAAATTGACAAAGATACGACAGTTAGTCAATGTCATCAGAGATCCGAGAAGGATAAATTATAGCCGGAAGTATAATCTCAATGGTCTATGTATCAATTAAAACAATCGCGATCCATTACCTAGACAGGTTACCCTAGGCTCCCAGGATTCTTTGGGGGCAGAAGTAGTTGAGCTTTGTAATATGTTTTCTGCCTCCCCCACAAATAAGAGTCTCCACTGATGCAGTAAGATCAAGGTGAATTGAAAAAGTAGAATAACAGGCGTATTTGAGCAGTCCGGTCCATATTGGGTCATGGTCTGAGTGGATGAGGATAGCtcaccaggtctcttcctcttaGTGTGGTAGCCTTGAGCCGACCAGCTGGACCTCTTTCCAACCACATACTAAATTCCCCGGGTTTCTAGAGGACATAACTGGTCGTTTCCAGTCTCGTTATCAAGGAGGCAGCTACCACATAAAGGAAGACTGCGGggaggaacaactggagaaccgccACACACGCTGCCCACGCATGCTTAAGAAGCATTGCTGGGGTAgaaacgatgatgatgatgatgatgatgattgatgATGCTGATGATGTTTGAGCAGAGCAACTCCCAGGCAAATTCTCCAATCCCAGAGATCAAGGCCAGAGAAGTTACACCCCATGCATTGGAGGCAAAGGGTGATGGCATGcctgccacaagctgggtttgtgcccaagtgtgGTCGAAAATGGAGCACTAAGGTAGGGACTTGGTCAGCTGGAAACTTCAGGGGAGGGAGCTGCAGTAGCCGTCAGGAATTGGACTTTTGGGGGCTTTCTTCTGTTCAGAGACTCTCTGAACAGGAAGtatttggaaagagagagagagagagagagagagagagagagagagagagagagagagagagagagagagagaaagagagagagagagagaggacttttTTGGATCATGCAGGGACTAGCTGGAGGTACCAACGCAACACTCTGGATGTCATACAGGGTAGCAGAGGCCTTTGGTTGTCCAGACCCAGGTCTCAGAAATTTTTCCTGTAAAGGAACTTGGGAATGCTGAACTTTTACTGGACAAAATAGggcagacaataaaaaaaaattgtccagTTTGTGGAGCGTGCTGGTGGCAGGCAGGGCACGAAGAGGTTTCAGGCAGGGTTAGCCTCACCACAATCCAGGTGGAGTCATCATGTCCCATATGTCTTCCTTGGAGACCGTAAGGGTTCCCGCTAGGAGAGGGCAGTATAGCCTTTGGTGGGAAgcttaaacattaaaaatgcatGTTCAACAGATCTCTTAAGAGTTTGAGGACCATCTATCTATTaagcatatcttttttttaacttggaaaaCACATAAGAGGCCAAATAAAGATTGTCATTAAGTGAACAGTTTACAAGTTAGTAGATTGACAAAATCGCCAAAGACAAAGGAACTAGACAAATATGACTGTGAACCTAAGTAGACCTTAGGAATTTATAAACCTTATTTATCAAATATACTTTATTTACTAAACATATGTGGTTACTTATCTAAATTTTTTAGCAGCATGGTGTTGAACAGTTAGCAAAGACATAAGTAGTTAGAAATACATTATAAATCAGCTTTTGTTAGTCTGACCTTTATAACCTTAAAATTTTGTCACCACGCAAAAGTCCAGACCAATCCAAAATATTTTAGAGACCTGTTGTTGCTTCCTTAGTCTAAAAGGGGACCCGATGAGAAACTAAGGGCTCAATAGGACTGAGAAGTTCTATCGTTGTTGTTTTAAACCGTGCAGTCATCTTAAGATGGTGGAGTCATAGTGCGTGTATCCTTTAACCTTAGTAAAGATGGCTGCCGGTTATGTGGCTGCTTCCATCTTGATGATTCATCAACCAATATTGAGGAGAGCCACAGGGCCGCTATTTAAAAACACCAATTTTCCTATATAAGAGTCAAATCTAAGTTACCTATATAATAGATTCTAAACCAGAGTTGAATCACATATGTCGTATGTTGCGGCAAATTAGAATTCCGATGCATAGTGTTTAATTATAAGCCTTTTGTGATAAGCTTTAAGGAAAATTTTTTGTGGcagattttacatattttaaaccaTACCCAATGAATTTATAAATCCTGAGACAGAGTTTATAGCATAGTCttaagagttttctttttccttagcaGAGCACAGAAAAATCATAGAGATGATATTTTTAAGAATGAGAAGATGTGGAACCTTAGAGAGAAGAGACTTTGGGGTCGTTTACTTTTGTGGTAGCAGAAGTTGTTACAATCTGTGAGAATTTGAAAATCAACTGTGCCGATTTCAGGCCCTTGTTCTGTACTGAGGCCATTCTGTGATAATAAAGTATGAGCCTGTAGATGACAAAGATAGTCACAAAGTGGAACATTGTGTGCCAGGGACGAGTGTTTTTGTAAGTTCCAGGAGGGGGCTGAGAAATGAAGCTCTGGGAACGCAGGAGCTGACAGGAGGCTTAGTGGGGCTGCAGGCAGGAGGTGACAGATGGCTTAGTGGGACTGCAGGCAGGACTGACAGGTGACTTAGTGGGACTGCAGGCAGGCCGTAGTTCCTCAAGGAAGGCTAGAGCAAGCTAAGAGGGAGCAGGGAAAGGGGATCCAGTAGTAGAGATCCAGACAGGTGTAGCAAGCCAGAGCCCAGAGCCAGCTGAGATGGATAAAGTGTCAtgacaagaatttttttttttgttttggtttttttggtttttcgagacagggtttctctgtggctttggagcctgtcctggaactagctcttgtagaccaggctggtctcgaactcacagagatccgcccgcctctgcctcccgagtgctgggattaaaggcgtgtgccaccactgcccggcaagaatTTCCATCTAAGACATCcctaagaagaaagagaaacttgTCAGAGAGAAAAATGTTCCAAGTCACAGAAGAAAGGCATCTCTTGTCCTTGTAATTGGAGCCCAGTGAGGATGGGAGGGCCTTCCTGGAACACCTGTGTGACTTTTGTAGCCACAGTAAACAGAGCAGGCAGCTGGTGGTGACACATAtccaggagagaaggagaagggagcatAGGAGAGAAGGAGATGTTTGTGTGGGTGAAGCAGGCCGGAGGCCAGAGAGTAGCAGTTAGAAAGTAGAGAGAGGGAGGCGGCAGCTGAAGACTCAGACTCCAGAATTTGTAATCAGGTTTTGTGGCTGGCAGAAGCCAACAGAAACACATGATCCATACATTAGAAAAGTCAGATTAGCAGCTTGGCTCAGATCCGCTGAGTTTCCCAGAAGGGAGCTcatttttgccattcccagattTCCAtgcacaaatgaatgaaaaaaagaaataagaaagggaaagggaacatGATTGGTCTCAGATTTTAgcactgaatgaatgaaaaaaaggaaggaaggaaggaaggaaggaaggaaggaaggaaggaaggaaggaaggaaggaaggaaggaagggggaggggaagggaagagaagaaaaaggaaaggaacgTGACTGGTCCTGGGTTTGCTGGAGGAGAAACTTAATCATAGACATGTGgaagagcacagccagaggcagggacatcagGGAGAGTCCACAGTGGGCATGACCCAGAGCCatgtgaggagaggggagggaaaaaagagaggagagatggggaccAGGTGCAGAAGCCAGGAAGCCCAAAGTCACAAAGAGAGAGGGTACCAACATGGTTAGATTATACGGTAAGTGCATCCCAGCCCTCGGGGATGGAGAGTTCAGGAAGGGAACAGGGTATGTCAGCCAGGAagaccctgtaacaggtagggattGAGGGAATatgggagaacctggcagccaggtctatttgatatgttaaataggcaccccagccatttgtcctgggtttgaaacCTAACAGTACACCTGTAGACTCATTCCGATTCTTAGAAGAGCTCCTTTGGTGATGGCTGCTGGGTAGGAGTCATTGGTCATTCATTCGTTCatgcatccattcatttattcatgcatccattcattcatgcattcattcactcattcattcatgcatccattcatttattcatgcatccattcattcaagcattcattcatccactctCTCATTCCTACTTGGCAAATACGTGCTGCCCTACCACAGAGCAAGCGTTGCTCTAAGCAGCAGATAAGACAGAGATGCCCCTTAAGTTCCGATGCTGAATTCCAGAGGGGTCAGGGATGTAGATAGCACTGAGCCAACGTTGGGCTGTGACTTTCTACCCATGTCtactctctctttccatcttaaatgagaaagaaaaggtttCAGGAGGCGCTGGGAGATATGTCTTCCCCTATTCTTCACCACAGATTAGCTAGAGCTGaagggagctgggggagggaaggcAGCAGAATACAGGAAGGAGGGTGCTGCGGACAGACAACAGGGTGCTTGAGGATAGACGTCACGCGTGCATTATAAAAACACTGTATGGAGATGTGTGACGACAACCCCAGGTCTGTCGCCTCCCTGTGATCCAGGCCTCCCCCCTTCTGGGAGTGAAGCTGCCATTGGTTGAAAGGTTGCCTCTTTGAAGTAGAGTCCTGCAGCGTAGGCTATGTCCCCTTGCCATGATTTTGGCATTCCAAGTTCCCTAGCGTCATCCTTCCTCCTTTGCTGGCATTGCCCGCTGGATTTTAAACTTTGCACCGGCCCTGATTATTACATGGTAGGTGATCGTCTGGATTTGAATGCATGTGATGGTCAATGTCTTCACCACCAATGAATCTTATTTTGAAGCAATTAAATGGCTCCTGGTTCCAGTTCAAGGGGAAGGGGAAATGCCTGAGTTTACAGTATTATGTTGAGCAGCGGCGAGTGAGATTAGGGTTTTTGCACGGAGCTACTGATTCTGTAAAACAAATAAGAagttgggaggaaggggaaagttATGTAGAAGTTCTTAGGAAGTGAACTCTGGCTGGGACTGTAGTGCAGTGCCAAGCATGTTCTCCACCCTGGTTTCAATCCTTAGCATCCAaagcatagaaagaaaaaaatgtctctgAGGACTAAATTCTCTCAATAACCCGAGCTTTCGTCACGTCACACTTTAGAAACCAAACCCATCTTGCCGCCGCCATTCCACGAGCTGTCTCAGTGACAACCTGTGTAAATGACAACCGTGAAAGGCAACATCTCT is from Microtus pennsylvanicus isolate mMicPen1 chromosome 1, mMicPen1.hap1, whole genome shotgun sequence and encodes:
- the Il22ra2 gene encoding interleukin-22 receptor subunit alpha-2, producing MMLKLYFVGFLIKSLLTIGIETQPAHGSLKPRNVQFQSRNFHNVLRWQPGSFLTSNGSVYFVQYKMYGQRQWKNKTDCWGTTALFCDLTNETLDLYEPYYGRVMTARAGSYSAWSMTPRFTPWWETKLDPPAVTTVPVNGSLLVLLRAPELPYRNRKGNNTSTENYYNLVYRVFLIDNLVEKEQKAYEGTQRTVQIEGLTPRSGYCIVAEIYRPMLGRKSPRSERRCVQIP